One Stratiformator vulcanicus genomic window, ATGAAAGCGATAAATCGCGCAGGACACCAAGGCCGCATTGAAGAACGTGATCACGAAAAAATTGACGTAGTAGAACGCGAACAGAATCACGTACGCGATCGGGTCATCCTTAAGCGCGGCCGCTTCTTCGGTGGCATTACCGGCCATTACTACGTCGGCATAGCCGAGGCCCCACAACGGCAAAGCGAAGCTCACCAGCACGGCCGTCAGGCTCAACCCGGAAAGCGCGGGGAATATGAGCAGTTCTTTATCGAGCGCGATCACCCGCAAGGACTGGCGAGCGATGTCGATTCCGTTTGTGATAGTGCGGAACACACTTCCCTCCCCCGATCAAAATTGGTGATATCATCAATCCGAACTTCAGTTCGGCGCGGTACTCACTTTGGCGCCGGACTGGATTTGGCACAGTGACAGACCTGTCGCCCGATCACAATCGAAGAGGGAATGCGTTAAGTGACAGCGGATCATCAATCGCTTAGCACAATCAAACAGGGTTTTCCTGATGACGCCTTCGCCCGATTCTTGAATGATCTTCCACTCCAATGCCGTTTTAAGAGGAACACCTATGGCAACCACCACACACGACGATGAGACCCATTCGGTACCCATCGGCTATCTCTGCTGGGCCCTCGGTTTTTTTGGAAACTTTGGTGCTCATCGCTTCTACTACGGCAGGCCAATTACGGGGATCATCTGGTCGCTCACGTTCGGCTTGCTACTCATCGGCTGGATTATTGATTTCTTCCTGATCCCCGGGATGGATGAGAAGGCCGACGGGGAATATACGCGTGGGCCGTTCGACTACACCATTGCCTGGGCCCTGCTCTCGTTCCCGCTTAGTGGCGTATTCGGATTGCACCGCTTTTATCTGGGTAAATGGATCACCGGGATCATTTGGCTTCTGACCGGAGGACTCTTCCTCGTCGGATTCTTCTACGACCTGTGTACTTTGAATGAGCAGGTCGACGCGAAGAATCGTGACGCTGTCGGTGCCGCGTAAGCCCGGTCGAACACGCTCGTGGCGGTATCCCCCAATCTACGCGAGGTCGGCCGTCGCCAAGTGCATCGCGATGTCGCAGGCGGTGGCGAATTCACCGAGGTCGAGAAATTCGTCGACGGTGTGAATGTTGTGCTGACCGCAACCGAACGTCGCCGTCGGCTGGCCGTGCGCGTTCATCCAATTCGCATCGAGCCCACCGTTACCGATGACAAACTCAGGTTCGAGCCCGACGGCTCGAACCGCATTTGTGGCGGACTGCACAACCTTATCGCCCGGCGACAGCCGGAACGATTCGTATTTGAGTTCCGTGTTGAATTCGAATTTGCCGACGGCCCGCTCATGATTCTGAACGACCGCCACGGCTCGCTCGAAGGCGGCGCGATATTCATCGACGATGCGCTGTCGGAATGTGTGCGAGTGACTCCGCGCTTCGGCGCGAATCGAGAGTTGCGGCATCACGACGTTTGTCGCGCTTCCGCCGATAACGCTGCCCACGTTACTGGTGCCGCGCTCTTCTCCTTTTTCAATTAAGCCCAGCCAGCCATTCGCTTGCAGATCGGCGATAGCGACCGCGGCGACCGTTGCGGCGTTAATCCCCCGTTCAGGATGCACGCCGGCATGACTGGCCACACCTTCGATATCGATATTAATCGCCACATCACCGGTCGCACCGATGATAATCTCACGCGGGTCACGGCCATCAAAATTGAAGCATTGCGCTGGTCGCCCCAGCGCAGACGTGCTGAGATAGCGGCAGCCGCGCAGGCCGATTTCTTCCTGTACGCAAAACAGCAGCGTTAAAGGCGGATAATCGGCGTCGGTGTTTAGCAGTTGAGTTGCCGTGTGAAGCACGACGGCGACCCCGGCACGATCATCGGCCCCGAGCGCCGTTGTCGGATGCTTGGGATAAATTTTCGTACCACGACGCACCGGCACGGCGCCGTCGGCCAACGGGACGGTGTCGAGGTGGGCCATCAGCAGCCGTCGGCTCCCGCGCCTGCGACCGGGAAGCTTGACGATGAGATTGCCGGTCTCACCTCGAAAGGGGCTTTTTCGGTTCGCCGTATCGTGGCGAATAGCCGCGGGGGGACATCCGGCGTCGAGTAGCCTTTTCTCGACGAAAGCAGCGACCGCGGCCTCGCGGCCGCTCGTCCCCGAAATGCGTAGCAATTCGAGGACGAGCGATTCGGCTCTATCAACTTGCCGTTTCTTCACGGCTGAGCCTCGCCTGCGGAACCTGTGATTCCGAAATCCAAACCGTCCTTACTTTAAGACGTAAGCACCGGTCTTGTCGTTGCGGTCGATCTCTCCACCCCGCTTGAGGTGATAGAGCGTCTGATAAAGGACGGTCTTGAAGTCGGCTGACTTCGACTTGTAGCCCTCTTTCTGAACGGCATCCATCATCTCGTTGAGATCGAGACCCTTCTTGTTCTTCGCCAGAATGTCGAGGATGTAATCCTTGAGCGACTTGGTGTTGCGGGCACGGCGGCCGCCACTCGACTTCTTCTTTTTGACCGACTTTTTCTTTTTCGGCGTCGAAGTAGCAGCTTTCGACTTCTTCGGTCGACCGGGCGACTTCTTCTTGCCACCGGCGAGATCGGCGATTTCCTGATCGACGGCGGACAGTTCTTCGAGCAACTTCGCCCGCTTCTCTTCGAGGTCGGTCACTGCCGAGCGACGGTCCTCCAAGAGTTCTTCCAGTTCAGCGACCGTCATGTCTTTTGATTTAGCCATCTTTGTCATTCTCCAGCGGTTTCAATTTCGTTCGCACCATCCGGAGCGCGAACCCCCCCAATTACTTTCAATGAGCACGTTATATCGCCGTCTGAAATTGAACTTCAATCCTATGACGGCATTGAAACCGGATTTCCTTGTAAATATTACACTTTCATGCGGCATTTATGGCCGTTTCTTAAGGCTTGACCATCAAAGTGAGTACCGTCGAAGTGCTTTTTGAGCGGAATGTAAAAATGACAACTTCATTGAGGCGCGCCACTGCCGCAAAAATTTTCGTATTTGAACTTGATCCCAATGTCTGGCATATCACTCGCTGCCTATGCGTACGAAAGGCGAATCTTTGATCTTCTCAAAGCTGACGAAATTACTTTTCAACGCATGTGTCGTCTCTAATGCCTGATTAATGGACGAACGAACCGCAGGTGAGGTTCAATTTTCGGGTTTCGATCAAACGATGGTATCAAATTTCAGTCGATCGGACTGATTTTGCTTTTTAACAGCAGCGGTGTCTCCGTGTGGATGAGGCGAAGTCACTCAATGCCGCAGGACTGCGAATCTATTGTCAGCTCAGAGCGTTTCTACTAACTTGCCGCGCTCCACTTCGCAGACGTCAACAATCGTCTGAATCGCCTCCCATGAGGCTCGCCACAGACGCCCGCCATGACAAACCGCCTTTCTCGGGGCGTACGCTCATTCGTGACTGCCTGTGTGCTGCTCGTCCTAACGGCGATTGCGGCCGAGATCGGCTTGCGCATCAAAGACGACTACAAAACCGCCACAGCCTCGCCCGTCGAACTGGCCGAGCGGCTTACCGTTCCCTGCTGGCGGACTGTGCGAACGCTCCGCCCGCTGGCGGAACGTGAAACACTCGACCCCGATCGCGGGGTGCGAATTACGGTGCGGATCAACAGCCTCGGTTTAAGGGGTGAAGAGCCGCAGATTCCTAAATCCCCGGGAACGTTCCGCATTCTGTTGCTGGGCGACGAAACGTTTTTCGGCCCTTATTTAGCGGAAGCAGATACTGTTGCGGCACGGTTGGAATCGCTCTTAGGTAGTCGAACCGACTTGCAGGTGGAGGTCGTCAATGCCGCCGTCCCTGGAGACTGCCCGCTGTTGTCGACATTGCGAGTCAAGGGCACGTTACTCTCGCTCGATCCCGATTTAATCGTTCAACATTTCGACATTTCCGATATTGCAGAATCGGCTGAGTATCGACGGCGGACGCGGCTCGATGAAGCCGGGCGGGCGCTGGCGTGCCCGTCAGCGACTTTGGAGTCCGGCCGGCATCTGCTCTGGTTCGAAGAACTCAAATTGACGGCTGCGGCGACATCAATGCTGTCGCGGTTCTTTGAACCTCCTGCAACCGATGCTGAACCGAATCGATCGATGGGGCTGAGCTGGCCGGACGATCCCGCACAGGGAGAACTGATTCGCTTGGAGCAAGCCCTTGCCCCTCTAACCGAATTGCGTCAGATCGCCGACGGAACCTATTCGAAATTCTTGGTTTCGACCTGTCCACAACCATGGCAGGTCTCACCGACCGCCAGCAGCGGACCGTCTGTCCGAGAGGCCGCGGGGGTTCAAGCGGGACAGCATTATCTCAGCCGGTCCGTGTTTGACCGCGTCGCGGCCTACACAACCGAGCACTCGATCGCTTGGTGCGACGCCGTACCATATTTTGAAGACTACTCCGCGCCGGACGTGCTGTTTTTCAAAAACTCGGTCGGACTATCACCGCGCGGCGCCGAACTTTACGCCCGCGTTTTAGCCAAACGGATCATGGAAGAGACGCCATACGTCTGGCGGAAGGTCAGTGGTCCGGGTGAAAATATTCCGCGGGCGGCCGACCGTCGGGCCGAGACGCATTCGCACGATGGAACGTGGTTCGAGTAAGCGGGGTGAGTGGATTATATAACGCTGCGAAGCCATTCCCGGCTTCACCTTTAATCTCAAAGCTCTGTCGGTCTTGACACGGCAGGCCGACCAGTTGTCGAAACTGACCCGGTTATGTTCGAATCAATATCCAGCGCTGCCGGGCGAACTGTATCAACCCTGAAATTTTCCATACCCGGTCGCCAAAGCTGAAACCTGTACTTGAACTTCAGCGGCGAAAAAGGCGAGTAGATGACACCCTACGAAAGTGCACGCAAGTACTTTTTCGATGCGGCCGAGTTGATGGACCTGTCGAGCAATATGCAGAAGCTCCTGCTATTGCCAGAACGAGAGTTAAAAGTCCAAGTGGCGTTCGAGCGGGACAACGGCGAGATCGCCACGCTGGTCGGTTATCGGATTCAGCACAACAGCGCCCGAGGTCCGATGAAGGGCGGCCTTCGATTTCATCACGAGGTTGATGAAAACGAAGTCCGAGCCCTCGCGACATTGATGACGTGGAAAACAGCGATCGTCAATATCCCCTATGGTGGGGCGAAGGGGGGCGTTGCCGTCAACGTCGCAGATCTCGCACAAGGCGAATTGGAGGCACTCACGCGACGGTTCGTCGATGAAATTCACGATGTCATCGGCCCCGATAAAGACATTCCCGCACCCGACATGGGGACCAATGCCCAAGTGATGGCGTGGATTATGAACCAATACGGTAAGTACCACGGTTTCAATCCCGCTTGCGTCACAGGCAAACCGGTCGAAATGCACGGCGCCGACGGTCGCGAAGAAGCGACCGGTCGCGGCGTCGTCGCGACGACGCGAGCGCTGCTCGATCGGGTCGGTCGTCCGGTCAGCGAAACGAGTTTCGCAATCCAAGGCTTCGGGAATGTCGGTAGTCACACCGCCCGATTTCTTCAGAAGTCTGGCGGAAAAGTGTGCGGAGTGACCGATGCCGTAGGCGGAGTGTGGAATCCCGACGGCCTTGATATCAAGAAGCTCGTCGAATTCGCTGTCGAGAACGGGACGGTGGAGGGCTTTTCCGACGCGGAACCGATCTCGAACGATGAATTGCTCATCTCCGACGTCGACGTGCTGATTCCGGCGGCGATCGGCAATGTGCTGTCTCGTCACAACGCGCGGGACGTGCGGGCCAAATTCATTGTGGAAGCGGCCAACAGCCCCACGACCCCCGAGGCCGACGACATTTTTCACGAACGGGAGATTCTCGTTGTGCCCGACGTATTGGCCAATGCCGGAGGCGTGACGGTGAGCTACTTCGAGTGGGTCCAGAATCGCCAGCACTTTAAGTGGGAAATCAGCCGAGTCCGCAATGAACTCGACCGAATTATGATCGAGAGTTTCGATAAGGTCTGGTCGCTCGCGGAACGCCGCCACGTGCCGCTGCGGCTCGCATCATACCTGCTCGGCATCGGCCGGGTTGGTCGTGCGACGGTCCTCGGCGGAATCTGATCCCGGTTTTCGCAACGGCGATCGAGCCTAAGATGGAGTCGATGAACCTTGAACGAATTAAAATGAGTCCCCGGTACGGTAGTCCCTCATGCAAGTGACCGAAGACGATCTGGCCTGCTGCGGCATCTTCCGCGAATTGACCCCGGCCCATCGACGCGAATTCCTCGAACTCGTTGAGGTGCGCGAGTACGAGGCCGGACGGACAATCCTCGAAGAGGGTGGGGAAACCCGGAATATCTGGTTCATCATCGCGGGCGTCTGCCGGGTTGAGATGGAGACGGATAACGGGGAAACCCACGAGTTGGCTCGTCTGGAGCGCGGCTCGCTCTTCGGCGAAATGTCGTTCTTCAACCCCGCTCCGCATTCCGCGTCGGTCATTGCCGACACCGATGTCCGTGTGCTGCGGATGAGCAGCGAGCAGTTCGCCCAGTTGGAAATCAGCGGCCTGCGTCCCGCGTATCACATCGCCAGAGAAACGGCGGTCATCCTGTCCGAGCGTCTGCGGAAAATGGATGAGTGGGTGTCCAAGCTGGTCGCGAGAGATTCCGAGGAGCCGCAACGGCAGGAATGGGCCGAATTTCGAGCCAAACTCTACACAAACTGGGAGTTCTAAGTCGTCTCCGGCAGCCGGCCCGACCTGCGTCACTAAGAAGACCACGTTGACAGGGTTGTGCAGACGTAAGATATTTCGATGCCGCGTTGCAGGCCCGAACGCACTGTGACGCTTTGTGTCTTTCAGATTGAGCGATGCTTTCAGATTAAGCAATGACTGACCTACAGCAGTATGCCGTCAATGTTGCCACGAAGGCTCGAGCAGCCTCGCGGGTGCTTGTCGCTGCGCGGGGCGAAACCAAGAACCTCTGGTTGACCAAGTGCGCTGCGGCCATCCGGGAGCGGCGCAAAGAATTACAGGCGGAGAACCAGCGCGATCTCGACAAGGCTCCCGAGTACGGGCTGACCGAGGCGGCGATCGATCGGCTGGAACTGACCGACAGCCGCCTTGAGTCGATTGCGACCGCGATAGAGGAGATCATAGCCCTGCCCGATCCGGTGGGCCGGGTGCTCGGCAGCAATGTGCGGCCGAACGGGTTGAACGTGACGAAGGTCCGCGTGCCGCTCGGTGTGATCTTCTTCATCTATGAGTCGCGGCCCAACGTCACGGTCGACGCCGCGGCACTCTGCGTCAAAAGCGGCAACGCGATCATCCTGCGGGGCGGAAAAGAAGCTTTTCACAGCAATCAGGCTCTGCACGCCCTGTTGAGCGAGATTCTCTCCGAGGTCGGCCTCCCCGCCGACGCCGTGCAAATGGTCACGACGACCGATCGTGAAGCGGTCGGTCACTTTTTAAAGCTCGGCGACGAGATCGATCTCACAATTCCGCGAGGCGGAAAAGGATTGATCCAGCGAGTCACGGCTGACGCCGCCATGCCGGTGCTCAAGCACTTGGACGGCGTATGCCACGTTTACATTGACCGATCGGCCGATATCAGCCGGGCGATCGAAATTACGGTCAACAGCAAAGCGCAGCGACCGGGCGTTTGTAATGCCGCTGAGAGCCTGCTCGTCCACGCGGCGATCGCCACGGACTTTCTTCCGGCCGTTTATGACGCCCTAAGTTCTGCCGGAGTCGAGATCGTCGGTTGCGAACGGACCCGCGAAATTCTTCCGCAAGTGGCGGCCGCGTCCGAAGAAGATTTTCGCACGGAATATCTCGCGCTCAAAATTTCCGTGCGCGTCGTCGATTCGACGGCTGACGCGATCGAACACGTCAACAAATACGGTTCGGGACATACCGAATCAATTGTGACGACCGACATCGCGTCGATGCAGCAGTTTACAACAGGTTGCGATTCGGCCGCGGTCATCGTTAACGCGAGCACGCGGTTTAACGACGGCGGCGAATTCGGGCTCGGCGCGGAGATCGGCATCAGCACCGATAAATTTCACGCCCGCGGCCCCTGCGGCTTGGAAGAACTGACGACCTATAAATATGTCGCCTTCGGCGACGGGCAAATCCGAGAGTAGCAATAAGTAGGTCGGGCTGTGCCCGACGAATCAAAGCAATCACGTCCATTTGCAACGAGATTGCTGTTCAAAGTTGAGTCCATCACAAGTCGAACAAGTCGCTCTATTGCGGCCTAATTTTCCTCCTGAACTCTCACCTACGATTTCCTAAAGCTCACCTTAACCCGGCATCTCGATGTCCGACGTACTAAGCCAAAACGAAGTCGAATCGCTGCTGGCAGCGCTCGATGGCGATGCGTCTGCATCGGATTTTGGGGGCGGGGGCGGACAGGATCCGGCGCCTCGAACCGGCGGGCAGATCAGCGTCTATGACTTCAAGCGCCCCGAACGCGTCAGCAAAGAGCAGATGCGGGCCTTTCAGGCGCTCCACGAAGGGTTTAGCCGCGAATTCGGTGCGGCCCTCAGCGGCATGCTTCGCTCGATCGTCGAGGTCCGGCTGATCAGCGTCGACCAGTTGACCTACAGCGAGTTCGTCTTCAGCCTCGAAAACCCGACCTGCTTCAACCTATTGGAGTCGAAGGGTCTTGAAGGCAACTTAATCCTCGACCTGAACCCCTCCATTATTTTTCCGGTCGTCGATCGCCTGCTCGGCGGCGGAAGGCATGCTCGACTTTCGAACCCGAATCGCGCCCTGACGGAAATTGAATTACGGCTTGTTTCGCGAATCACCCAACTCGCGATGCGGGGCTTGGAGAAAGCCTGGAGCAACCTCTGCTCGCTCGACCTGCACGTCACACAGGTCGAAAGCAACCCACAGTTGGTGCAGATCGTCCCGCCGAACGAAGTCATCGTCCTGATCAGCTTCGAGATTTCGATGGGGGACATGCGCGGGATTATGAACCTGTGCATTCCCTTCAATACGATCGAGCCACTCTCCGGCAAGCTGTCGTCCGATACGTGGTCGGCTTATACCAAACGTGCGGCTGATGAGAGGCAAAAATTAAGCCTTGAGAAAAGCGTCGGCAAAGCGAAGGTGAAACTCGCTGTGCAGGTGGCCGAGACGACCGTTACCGCTGACGAAATCGCCGGTTTAGCGGTCGGCGATATTATTCTGACGCAGCGAGACCAATCGTCCGGATTGGAGATCTATCTGGAGGGCCGCCCGATGTTTCGGGGCTCGCCGGGAATGCTCAAAGGCCACAAAGCGATTCGCGTCGGCGAACGAATTCGACCGGCGAAAGAGCTGATCGCCCAACAATTGGGTGAGTCGGACGAGCCTGAGAAAAAGTAAAGCCGCTGCCGCGGCCGGTGCTTTCGGCGGATGCTCAAACCGCGGCGGGCTCTGCGTTCGCACCGGAAAGAGCAATCAGCAATCGCTCGAGTTCGACCCTGTCAGGGAGTCGTCCGCCACCTTTGACGCTTTCGTCGGCCCGAAGCAAGACGTTTCGAAATTGCTCGGCGCGGGGGCGACCGACACGACGAAGATACTGCTCCGTCTGACCAATTTCTCGAGGAAAGACCCCGGCCGACTTGAGCGCTGCTGCGAGTGGAGTCCCCTTGGACGATTCATCGACCCCCTTCATGATGCGTCGATAGGTATAATTGATTCCGCCCAGCACGCGTTGAGGCGCCTCCCCCGCCGTCAGCAGCGCATCGAGCTGCCGCATCGCCGAGTCGATGTCGCCGGTTCGAATGGCGGACAGCATTTCAAATGTCGTCTTCGTGCTCCAACCGCCGACCAACGCGGTGACGTCCTCGACAGAGATCTCGCTTCGGTCCCCCGCATAAGCTGAGAGCTTCGACAACTCCTGCGATAGCAATCCGAGGTCATCGCCGGCCAGTTCGACGATCAAACCGGCGGCATCAGGGCCGAGCTTTTTCTCGTGGACTGAAGCCGCCTCGTCTTTCAGCCAGCGAACCAAGGCCGCACCTTTGATCGCCTTGCATTCAATCGCGGTGGAATCGGGCGATGCGGCGACGGCTTTCGCCAGCTTCGTATTCTTTGGCCACGAATTGACTTCAAGGATCAGGGTCGATCCCTTGGACGGCTTCGGGACGTATTTTTCGAGCCCCGACCGAAAGTTGCTGACGAACTTATCGGCGTCTTCGACCACAACGAGACGCGTGTCGCCCCACATTGAGACGGTGCGAACTTCGTCCAAGACCGATTGCAGATCGGCCTGCTCACCCGGAAATCGCGTTGATGCAGCGTCTTCATCCCCACCGAGTACGATTTCCTCGATCCGTTCTCGGACGCCGCGTTTGAAGTGCGGCTCGTCTCCGAACAGCACGGTGATCGCAGGAACGTCGGGAGACTTCTTCTTTAAAAACTCGGTCGCATGCACGTTGCGATTCCTCCCGTTGACCGTCGACTCACCTGCGACCTAAATTCCCGGTCGGTTATTTTGGCACATGTCGTAACGACGCGACACTGTTCAAACAATTGCTTCACCATTTCGCCAATCGAGCAACCTTGGCAATCACCGACAGTCTTCACCGCGAACGAGAGGAGTCGGCCGAAGACGTAGCAGAATACGTCTGCCCGGGCGAACGCGCGGCGATTTCGCCAGCCGTTCACCTATCGCGAGTGGCTCGCGGATATCACAAATGCCGCCGATGCCCGCACAATCCAGCGATTGTGGATTTGAACTCCGGCGAGGCACCCGTCGATCAGCTTGCGGTCGACCTACCTGATGACAGGGATGACCGCTGCACGGGCCTGTTTCGCCGCGACTTGGGAACGGCGGAGTTGGAGCTCATTGCCGGTCGTTTCGCGGTTCAATTGCACAACCGGCAGGAATTTCCGCTCGCTTCCGGCGGGCGGACCGGACAACAGCCCCTTCCCTCAGTCGTCGTCGGATACGGCGACGGCCCTCACGATGCGGAGGTCGCACTTCGCTTATCGGCCACGCTCCGCCGGTACGGATGCACGACGCTCTCGATCGGTGCTGTGACAGCCTCGGCGATGCGTTTCGGCGTCCACCACCTCGACGCCGACGGCGGCGTTCACGCTTCGTCCGGCGGGTTGGCGACAGGGCGGATCGGCGTCCGTCTGCTCGATCGTGACTCGTTTTCCGAATCGGTAGAAAGCTGGCAAACGTCAGTTTCCGGGCTGCGAACTCATGAGCCGATTACTCCGACCCGACGCGGCGGCTCTACCCGTTCCTTCGACGTCACGGTCCCCTATTCGGCTGCATTCCTGAAACACTTTCGCGGCACACTCGGGCAAGGCGTTGCGGTCGAGTGTGACTCCAAACTATGGCTGAAGAATTGCCGGCGGGTCGGCGATGCGGTCGGGCTATCGATCACTGATCCCACCACATCGGGTTCGAAGGCATTCGAACTTGTCGTCGATCCGGAGGGTGAGCGGACCGCGATCCATGACGAATTGCGGAACCCTGTCGGATCGGCCGAACTAATTTCACTCCTGTCGCGTGATGCCTTACGCGAGCATCCGGGCAGTTCGATCGTGCTCGATTGGGACCTTGCCCGAAAATTTCGCCCTCTCATCACATCACTCGGTGGGGACTGCGTTCCCAGCAATAGTTCGCCACGTTCGATGGCGGCAACAATTCGAGACCACCGGGGCCTCCTCGGTTTCGACTCAACGGGTCGCATCTGGTACCGCCAGGACGTTCCGACCGCCGATGTCCTGTTGGTCCTCGCCCATCTCGCCCGGATCCTCAGCCGCAGTCGCGAACCGCTTTCGAAACTCCTGCGACGCGAAGCCTTGCTGAGGCATGAACCTGCGGAAGCGATGACGTAGGCCTTATTGAGAGCGTCATCGTTCCAAATTGGCCGACCCGAATCGTGGTGATAAAGAAAAACCCCGCCGCAAGCTGCGACGGGGTTTTTATAGATTGACTGTCAAACGAATCAGTCGTCTGTCGAATCGGAGGAGTCACCTTCAGGGGAGTCGGTACCGGCAGCCGCTCCAACCAACTCTTCCTTCGGCTCTTCTTCGGCCGTGCTACCGACGAAGTCGAGGTGCTTGTCCTCGCCAACTTCTTTGACTTCGACGGTGATCAGGTTGTGGCCTTCAAACGCCCCGCGAAGCAATTCTTCACTGAGCGGGTCTTCGATATAGGTACCGATCGACCTGCGGAGCGGCCGGGCTCCGTATTCGACGTCGGCTCCCTTTTCGACGACATATTCCCGCGCGGCTTCGGTCAATTCGAGCTTGAGGTCACGCTCGGCGAGCCGATCGCGAACCTTGCCGAGTTCAATCTCGACGATGTCTTTCAGTTCTTCCTTAGTCAGTTTGCGGAAGACCACGACCTCGTCGAGACGACCGAGGAACTCGGGGCGGAAGTGCCGTTCGAGTTCGCCCATCACGTCCTGCTTCATATCCTGATAAGACCGCTCTTTATCGCGATCGGCGACCGCGTGCAGCCCGAAGCCGCCCGAAGCGATCTGCTTCGCACCGGCATTCGTGGTCAGGATCATGATCGTGTTCTTAAAGTCGACCTTCCGACCGAAGCTGTCGGTCAGGTGGCCTTCTTCCATGATCTGAAGCAGCATATTAAACACGTCGGGGTGAGCCTTCTCGATTTCATCGAGCAGGACCACCGAATACGGACGGCGACGAATCTTTTCCGTCAACTGACCGCCTTCTTCGTAACCGACATATCCCGGAGGCGCACCGATCAGTCGGCTGACGTTGTGCTTTTCCATGTACTCGCTCATGTCGATTTGAATGAGCGAGTCCTGATCGCCGAACATAAATTCGGCGAGTGTCTTGGCGAGCAGCGTTTTGCCGACCCCGGTCGGTCCGGCGAATAGGAAGACCCCGGTCGGACGTTTCGGGTCCTTAAGACCGGCCCGGCTACGGCGAACCGCTTTACAGACCTGCTTGATTGCCTCGTCCTGGCTGACGACGCGTTTGTGAAGTTCCTGCTCCATCTCAAGCAGCCGCACGGCGTCTTCGCTCGAGAGGCGAGTCAGTGGAATGCCGGTCATTTTGGCAACGACTTCGGCGATCACCTCTTCGTCGACCACGCCGTCAACTTCGTCCGCCTTCTCGCGCCATTCCTTGGTCATCTGCTCCTTCTTCTTGCGAACCTTATCGGCCTGATCACGTAGCGACGCGGCCTTTTCGAAGTCCTGATTGGCGACCGCTTCCTCTTTGAGCTGATTGAACTTTTCGATCTCGTCTTCGAGCTCCTTCAGATCGGGCGGGCGGACCATGCTGCGGAGTCGGATCCGGGCGCCCGCTTCGTCAATCACGTCGATCGCCTTATCGGGCAGCGCACGATCGGTGATATAGCGGGTCGAAAATTCGACGGCAGCTTTCAGGCCTTCGTCGGTAATTTTCACCTTGTGATGCTGCTCGTAGCGTTCACGCAGGCCCTTAAGGATTTCGACCGCCTGTTCGGCAGACGGCGGCTCAACGTTGACCTTCTGGAAGCGACGTTCGAGGGCGCTGTCCTTCTCA contains:
- a CDS encoding TM2 domain-containing protein, which translates into the protein MATTTHDDETHSVPIGYLCWALGFFGNFGAHRFYYGRPITGIIWSLTFGLLLIGWIIDFFLIPGMDEKADGEYTRGPFDYTIAWALLSFPLSGVFGLHRFYLGKWITGIIWLLTGGLFLVGFFYDLCTLNEQVDAKNRDAVGAA
- a CDS encoding M20/M25/M40 family metallo-hydrolase, translated to MKKRQVDRAESLVLELLRISGTSGREAAVAAFVEKRLLDAGCPPAAIRHDTANRKSPFRGETGNLIVKLPGRRRGSRRLLMAHLDTVPLADGAVPVRRGTKIYPKHPTTALGADDRAGVAVVLHTATQLLNTDADYPPLTLLFCVQEEIGLRGCRYLSTSALGRPAQCFNFDGRDPREIIIGATGDVAINIDIEGVASHAGVHPERGINAATVAAVAIADLQANGWLGLIEKGEERGTSNVGSVIGGSATNVVMPQLSIRAEARSHSHTFRQRIVDEYRAAFERAVAVVQNHERAVGKFEFNTELKYESFRLSPGDKVVQSATNAVRAVGLEPEFVIGNGGLDANWMNAHGQPTATFGCGQHNIHTVDEFLDLGEFATACDIAMHLATADLA
- a CDS encoding SGNH/GDSL hydrolase family protein, with the translated sequence MTNRLSRGVRSFVTACVLLVLTAIAAEIGLRIKDDYKTATASPVELAERLTVPCWRTVRTLRPLAERETLDPDRGVRITVRINSLGLRGEEPQIPKSPGTFRILLLGDETFFGPYLAEADTVAARLESLLGSRTDLQVEVVNAAVPGDCPLLSTLRVKGTLLSLDPDLIVQHFDISDIAESAEYRRRTRLDEAGRALACPSATLESGRHLLWFEELKLTAAATSMLSRFFEPPATDAEPNRSMGLSWPDDPAQGELIRLEQALAPLTELRQIADGTYSKFLVSTCPQPWQVSPTASSGPSVREAAGVQAGQHYLSRSVFDRVAAYTTEHSIAWCDAVPYFEDYSAPDVLFFKNSVGLSPRGAELYARVLAKRIMEETPYVWRKVSGPGENIPRAADRRAETHSHDGTWFE
- a CDS encoding Glu/Leu/Phe/Val family dehydrogenase encodes the protein MTPYESARKYFFDAAELMDLSSNMQKLLLLPERELKVQVAFERDNGEIATLVGYRIQHNSARGPMKGGLRFHHEVDENEVRALATLMTWKTAIVNIPYGGAKGGVAVNVADLAQGELEALTRRFVDEIHDVIGPDKDIPAPDMGTNAQVMAWIMNQYGKYHGFNPACVTGKPVEMHGADGREEATGRGVVATTRALLDRVGRPVSETSFAIQGFGNVGSHTARFLQKSGGKVCGVTDAVGGVWNPDGLDIKKLVEFAVENGTVEGFSDAEPISNDELLISDVDVLIPAAIGNVLSRHNARDVRAKFIVEAANSPTTPEADDIFHEREILVVPDVLANAGGVTVSYFEWVQNRQHFKWEISRVRNELDRIMIESFDKVWSLAERRHVPLRLASYLLGIGRVGRATVLGGI
- a CDS encoding Crp/Fnr family transcriptional regulator, with product MQVTEDDLACCGIFRELTPAHRREFLELVEVREYEAGRTILEEGGETRNIWFIIAGVCRVEMETDNGETHELARLERGSLFGEMSFFNPAPHSASVIADTDVRVLRMSSEQFAQLEISGLRPAYHIARETAVILSERLRKMDEWVSKLVARDSEEPQRQEWAEFRAKLYTNWEF
- a CDS encoding glutamate-5-semialdehyde dehydrogenase is translated as MTDLQQYAVNVATKARAASRVLVAARGETKNLWLTKCAAAIRERRKELQAENQRDLDKAPEYGLTEAAIDRLELTDSRLESIATAIEEIIALPDPVGRVLGSNVRPNGLNVTKVRVPLGVIFFIYESRPNVTVDAAALCVKSGNAIILRGGKEAFHSNQALHALLSEILSEVGLPADAVQMVTTTDREAVGHFLKLGDEIDLTIPRGGKGLIQRVTADAAMPVLKHLDGVCHVYIDRSADISRAIEITVNSKAQRPGVCNAAESLLVHAAIATDFLPAVYDALSSAGVEIVGCERTREILPQVAAASEEDFRTEYLALKISVRVVDSTADAIEHVNKYGSGHTESIVTTDIASMQQFTTGCDSAAVIVNASTRFNDGGEFGLGAEIGISTDKFHARGPCGLEELTTYKYVAFGDGQIRE